From the genome of Pseudomonas mohnii:
ACGACATCCGCGAGCTGGTGCAGGCCGGGGTCAACATCTTCCGCCTGAACTTCAGCCACGGCGATCACGCCGACCACGCCCAGCGCTATCAGTGGATCCGTGAAGTCGAGCGTCAGCTGAATTACCCGCTGGGCATCCTGATGGACCTGCAAGGCCCGAAACTGCGGGTCGGCAAGTTCGCCGAGGGCAAGGTGCAACTGGTACGCGGCCAGGCCCTGCGCCTGGACCTCGACACCACGCCGGGCGATGAGCGCCGGGTCAACCTGCCGCACCCGGAAATCATCGCCGCGCTGGAGCCGGGCATGGACCTGCTGCTGGACGACGGCAAGCTGCGCCTGCGGGTGGTCACCCAATACGCCGACGCCATCGACACCACCGTGCTCAATGGCGGCGAACTGTCGGATCGCAAAGGGGTGAACGTGCCGCAAGCGGTGCTCGACCTGAGCCCGTTGACCGCCAAGGATCGCCGCGACTTGAGCTTCGGTCTCGAACTCGGTGTGGACTGGGTGGCACTGTCGTTCGTGCAACGGCCGGACGACATCCGCGAAGCCCGCGCCCTGATCGGCGACAGAGCGTTCTTGATGGCCAAGATCGAGAAACCGTCGGCGGTCACCCAACTGCGGGAAATCGCCGAGTTAAGCGACGCGATCATGGTTGCCCGCGGCGACCTCGGCGTGGAGGTGCCGGCCGAAAGCGTGCCGCAGATCCAGAAAAACATCATCAGCACGTGTCGCCAGCTCGGTAAACCGGTGGTGGTGGCAACGCAGATGCTCGAGTCGATGCGTTTCTCGCCGGCCCCAACCCGCGCCGAAGTCACAGACGTGGCCAACGCCGTGGCCGAAGGTGCGGACGCGGTGATGCTGTCGGCGGAAACCGCCTCCGGCGAATACCCGCTGGAAGCCGTGCAGATGATGAGCAAAATCATCCGTCAGGTGGAAAACGGGCCGGACTACCAGACCCAGCTGGACGTTAGCCGACCGAAAGCCGAAGCGACCGTTTCCGATGCGATCAGCTGCGCGATCCGTCGCATCAGCAATGTGCTGCCGGTGGCGGTGCTGGTCAATTACAGCGAGTCCGGCGCGTCGACCCTGCGGGCGGCACGGGAGCGGCCGACGGTGCCGATCCTCAACCTGACGCCGAACCTGCAAACCGCCCGTCGCCTGAGCGTGGCATGGGGCGTGCACTCGGTGGTCAACGATCGCCTGCGCCAGGTCGATGAAGTCTGCTCGACGGCGCTGGAGATCGCCCAGGCCCAGGGCATGGCCCAGCGTGGCGACACGTTGTTGATCACGGCGGGTGTGCCGTTTGGGCAGCCGGGATCGACTAACTCTTTGCGCATCGAGACGTTGATCTAGAGCGCCCATACCGGCCTCATCGCCAGCCGGCTGGCTCACACATGGGTTTTGTGTCGATCACGAAATCAATACTGAACAGAGATTCAGTGTGGGAGCCAGCCGGCTGGCGATGCCGGGGACTCGGTTTCATTGACTTTCAGAACTGCCATGCCTGCCAACCACTTCAACACCCATTGCCCCGATTGGGCGACGGCCTTGCTCAACGGCTTCAGTCAGATATTC
Proteins encoded in this window:
- the pyk gene encoding pyruvate kinase, encoding MTPDKKVKILATLGPATDGIDDIRELVQAGVNIFRLNFSHGDHADHAQRYQWIREVERQLNYPLGILMDLQGPKLRVGKFAEGKVQLVRGQALRLDLDTTPGDERRVNLPHPEIIAALEPGMDLLLDDGKLRLRVVTQYADAIDTTVLNGGELSDRKGVNVPQAVLDLSPLTAKDRRDLSFGLELGVDWVALSFVQRPDDIREARALIGDRAFLMAKIEKPSAVTQLREIAELSDAIMVARGDLGVEVPAESVPQIQKNIISTCRQLGKPVVVATQMLESMRFSPAPTRAEVTDVANAVAEGADAVMLSAETASGEYPLEAVQMMSKIIRQVENGPDYQTQLDVSRPKAEATVSDAISCAIRRISNVLPVAVLVNYSESGASTLRAARERPTVPILNLTPNLQTARRLSVAWGVHSVVNDRLRQVDEVCSTALEIAQAQGMAQRGDTLLITAGVPFGQPGSTNSLRIETLI